The following are encoded together in the Gordonia insulae genome:
- a CDS encoding 4-hydroxy-3-methylbut-2-enyl diphosphate reductase yields MVDRKRVLLAEPRGYCAGVDRAVETVERALDKHGAPVYVRKEIVHNRHVVETLSDRGAVFVGETDEVPEGAIVVFSAHGVSPEVHRTAAERSLKTIDATCPLVTKVHQEAKRFARDDYDILLIGHEGHEEVEGTAGEAPEHIQLVDGPDHVDDVVVRDESKVIWLSQTTLSVDETMETVKRLRTKFPLLEDPPSDDICYATQNRQVAVKAMAPQCELVIVVGSKNSSNSVRLVEVALQNGASASHLVDYAREIDPAWLDGVTTVGVTSGASVPEVLVRGVLDFLSEYGYDTVDTVNTANETLTFALPRELRPARTAK; encoded by the coding sequence ATGGTTGATCGCAAGCGAGTCCTGCTGGCCGAACCGCGTGGGTACTGCGCCGGGGTGGACCGTGCCGTGGAGACCGTGGAGCGGGCTCTCGACAAGCACGGTGCTCCGGTCTACGTGCGCAAGGAGATCGTGCACAATCGGCACGTCGTCGAGACGCTCTCGGATCGCGGCGCGGTGTTCGTCGGTGAGACCGACGAGGTGCCCGAGGGGGCGATCGTCGTCTTCTCGGCGCATGGCGTGTCGCCGGAGGTGCACCGGACCGCGGCGGAGCGCAGTCTCAAGACCATCGACGCGACCTGTCCCCTGGTGACCAAGGTGCACCAGGAGGCGAAGCGTTTCGCCCGGGATGATTACGACATCCTGCTCATCGGCCACGAGGGTCACGAAGAGGTCGAGGGCACCGCGGGTGAGGCTCCGGAGCACATCCAGCTCGTCGACGGTCCCGACCACGTCGACGATGTGGTGGTGCGGGACGAGTCGAAGGTCATCTGGCTGTCGCAGACCACGCTGTCGGTCGACGAGACGATGGAGACGGTCAAGCGACTGCGCACCAAATTCCCGTTGCTGGAAGACCCGCCGAGCGACGACATCTGTTACGCCACCCAGAATCGCCAGGTGGCGGTGAAGGCGATGGCGCCGCAGTGCGAGCTCGTCATCGTGGTCGGTTCGAAGAACTCGTCGAATTCGGTGCGGCTGGTCGAGGTGGCCCTGCAGAACGGGGCGTCGGCGTCGCATCTGGTCGATTACGCGCGTGAGATCGATCCGGCCTGGCTCGACGGGGTGACCACCGTCGGTGTGACGTCCGGGGCGTCGGTGCCCGAGGTCCTGGTCCGGGGCGTGTTGGACTTCCTGTCCGAGTACGGCTACGACACCGTCGACACGGTCAACACCGCCAACGAGACGTTGACGTTCGCGTTGCCGCGCGAGTTGCGCCCGGCACGTACCGCGAAGTAG
- a CDS encoding lipid droplet-associated protein: protein MVHAPYPARIAAGLVVTAIEETRKLPALVVTLPMTAVSQTLQAGMRLQQNFAELAIKGDLALETLFEKPAEQPEWARFDDDDDAIDAEADRTPIESRGESPAVTDDTTAGADAPAPAKAPAKKTAAKKAPAQRTPPKKTNNTGPTPTTDEKPAEPSSGRFALYSAPPEDLVTRDTADGSASTGVAAYDGPVPEIVEYIEYDNLTLAQLRAKLRTVGLDELEQLVAYEKSTKARAPFITMIDNRITSQNSKRQPTT, encoded by the coding sequence ATGGTTCATGCTCCCTACCCGGCCCGGATCGCCGCGGGCCTCGTCGTCACCGCGATCGAGGAAACCCGAAAACTGCCCGCGCTGGTGGTCACGCTGCCGATGACCGCGGTCAGCCAGACCCTGCAGGCCGGCATGCGGCTGCAGCAGAACTTCGCCGAACTCGCCATCAAGGGTGACCTCGCCCTCGAGACGTTGTTCGAGAAGCCCGCCGAGCAACCGGAATGGGCGCGCTTCGACGATGACGACGACGCCATCGACGCCGAGGCGGACCGCACCCCCATCGAGAGCCGCGGAGAATCGCCCGCTGTGACCGATGACACCACTGCCGGCGCCGATGCACCCGCCCCCGCGAAGGCGCCTGCGAAGAAGACCGCTGCGAAGAAGGCGCCGGCACAGCGGACCCCGCCCAAGAAGACGAACAACACCGGGCCGACACCCACCACCGACGAGAAACCCGCCGAGCCGTCGTCCGGACGCTTCGCGCTGTACAGCGCACCGCCCGAGGATCTCGTCACCCGCGACACCGCCGACGGGTCCGCGTCCACGGGCGTGGCCGCCTACGACGGACCGGTGCCCGAGATCGTCGAATACATCGAATACGACAACCTCACCCTGGCCCAGCTCCGCGCGAAGCTGCGCACCGTCGGACTCGACGAACTGGAGCAGCTCGTCGCCTATGAGAAGTCGACCAAGGCCAGGGCGCCGTTCATCACGATGATCGACAATCGCATCACCTCGCAGAACAGCAAGCGGCAACCGACGACGTGA